From the Lolium rigidum isolate FL_2022 chromosome 2, APGP_CSIRO_Lrig_0.1, whole genome shotgun sequence genome, one window contains:
- the LOC124690654 gene encoding transcription factor bHLH94-like, with the protein MALEAVVFPRQHLACGTDKVAAAMSMHAPSLGRGVDIDEFEEKGGVVLQEEAVSATVYSAGATAWEQWDEKLFCPPVLPPPASSGRAKAVSSSSAAAVRKRRRRPKAVKNREETESQRRNHIAVERNRRRQMNDYLAVLRSAMPPSYAQRGDQASIVAGAINFVKELEQLLQSLEAEKRRRSPLPSVPPFTGLFTSPQYSAGIGADSGDSENGRGVRRGLADVEVAVAESHANVKVLAPRRPRQLLRMAVAMQCLGLTVLHLSATATADHLVFYSFSLKMEDECRLTSVDDIAAAVHQMVLDTVEDQLAS; encoded by the exons ATGGCGCTTGAAGCCGTGGTGTTCCCACGGCAGCACCTCGCGTGCGGCACGGACAAGGTGGCTGCGGCGATGTCCATGCACGCGCCGTCGCTTGGCCGCGGCGTCGACATTGACGAGTTCGAGGAGAAGGGCGGCGTGGTGCTGCAAGAAGAGGCGGTCAGCGCGACGGTGTACAGCGCCGGTGCCACCGCATGGGAGCAGTGGGACGAGAAGCTCTTCTGCCCACCGGTGTTGCCGCCGCCTGCATCGTCGGGCCGCGCCAAGGCcgtctcctcctcgtcggcggcggccgTGCGGAAAAGGCGGCGGCGCCCGAAGGCGGTGAAGAACAGGGAGGAGACGGAGAGCCAGCGGCGCAACCACATCGCGGTGGAGCGCAACCGGCGGCGCCAGATGAACGACTACCTCGCCGTGCTCCGCTCCGCCATGCCGCCCTCCTACGCGCAGCGG GGTGACCAGGCGTCGATCGTGGCCGGGGCCATCAACTTCGTcaaggagctggagcagctgcTGCAGTCGCTGGAGGCCGAGAAGCGGCGGCGCTCACCGCTCCCATCCGTGCCGCCGTTCACCGGATTATTCACATCCCCTCAGTACTCCGCCGGCATTGGCGCCGACTCTGGTGACTCCGAGAACGGCCGCGGGGTTCGGCGAGGCTTGGCGGACGTGGAGGTGGCCGTGGCCGAGAGCCACGCGAACGTGAAGGTGCTGGCGCCGCGGCGGCCGAGGCAGCTGCTGAGGATGGCGGTGGCGATGCAGTGCCTCGGCCTCACCGTGCTCCACCtcagcgccaccgccaccgccgaccaCCTGGTCTTTTACTCCTTCAGCCTCAAG ATGGAGGACGAGTGCCGGCTCACGTCGGTGGACGACATCGCCGCCGCAGTGCACCAGATGGTCCTCGACACCGTCGAGgaccagctagctagctag